GCCGATGGAGACGATGCCGACCACCCTCTCGCCCTCCAGCACGGGGAGGTGGCGGACGCGGCGGTCCGTCATCAGCTCCAGGGCGGCGATGATGGGGGTCTCGGGCGTGACGGTGTGGAGGATCTTTGTCATCGCGTCGGCGGCAGTGAGGGTGTCCACGGTGACCTCGTCCTCGGCGAAGAGGCGGACGATGTCGCGCTCCGACAGGATGCCCAGCGGCGGGCCGTCGCCGCCGCGGACGAGGACGGCGCCGATGCGGTGGCGGACGAGGGTGCGGGCGACCTGCGGCAGGGGCTGGCCGGCCTCCACGGTCACGATATCGCTGCCCTTGTTCCGCAGGATGGATGCGATGGTCATGACGTCCTCCTCTGGCGTTCTGCCCTGGAGGAAGTCTGTCATGACGGGGCTGTCACGTTACAAGGGGAAACGCCGGCCCTCACCGGCGCTTGAACGCCCCCGCGCGGCTCCCCTCAGGCGGGGACGGGGGCGGGCTTCTTCGCCTCGGTGCCGGTGAGCTGGGTGCGCACCAGTTCCGCGAAGCGGCCGCCCTGGGCCACGAGCTCCTCGAAGTTGCCGCGCTCGGCGATGCGGCCAAGCTCGAAGACGAGGATCTCGTCAGCGTCGCGGATGGTGGAGAGGCGGTGGGCGATGATGAAGGTGGTGCGGCCGGCCATCAGCACCTTCAGCGCTTTCTGGACGCGGGCTTCGGTGGCGGCGTCGAGCGCGCTGGTGGCCTCGTCCAGGATGAGGATGGGCGGGTCCTTCAGCAGGGCGCGGGCAATGGAGAGGCGCTGCTTCTGGCCGCCGGAGAGGGAGGTGCCGCGCTCGCCGACCGGGGTGTCGTAGCCCTGGGGCTGGCGGGAGATGAAGTCGTGCGCCTCGGCCATGCGGCAGGCCTGCTCCAGCTCCTCCTGCGTGGCATCGGGGCGGCCGACGAGGAGGTTCTCCCGGATCGTGCGGTTGAAGAGCATGGCGTCCTGGAAGACGACGCCGACGTTGCGGCGCAGGCTCTCCAGGGAGATGTCGCGCAGGTCGTGGCCGTCGATGGTGACGCGGCCCTCGATGGGGTCCCAGAGGCGCTGGAGGAGGGACATGGCGGTGGACTTGCCGGCGCCGGTCTGGCCGACGAGGGCGACGGTCTTGCCCGGCGGGGCCTCGAAGGTGACGTCGTTCAGGATCTTGCCGCCGCCGGGGTAGCCGAAGGCGACGTGCTCGAAGCCGACATGGCCGGCGGTGCGGCCGATGTCCACGGCGTCCGGCTTCTCCGGGACGCTGCTCCGGGTGTCCAGGACGTTGAAGACCTCTCGCAGGCCGGGGACCTGCATCAGCAGGCGGGAGACGAAGCCGACCGCGCCCTCCAGCCGGCCGATGAGCATGGTGGCGAAGCCCATGAAGGAGACGATCTCGCCGACCGTGGCCTGGCCGTTCATGTGCAGCCAGGTGCCGAGGATGAAGATGGTGATGACGGAGACCGTGCTGGCGGAGCGGGTGAGGACGGAGACGACCGCCCACCAGTTCAGCACGGGGAACTGGTGGTCCAGCACCTGGCGCATGATGTCGCCGAAGAGCTTCGCCTCTGCCGCCAGGCGGGTGAAGGACTGGACGACGACGACGTTGGACAGCGCGTCCTGCGCGTTGCCGGCGAGCTGGGACTGGAAGTTCTCCGCCTTTTCCTGCGCTTCCTGCGTGCGGGAGACGACGAAGGCGGCGACGACGATGAAGACGAGGACGAGCGCGAGCAGCACGAGGGCGAGGCGCCAGTTCATCAGGAAGGTCAGCGGCAGCAGGACGAAGCCGGTGATGAAGGTGGTCAGGTGTTCCCGGAAGAAGGAGAGCCAGATGGCGAAGAGGTGGTCCGTGCCGACCAGCATGATCTTCATCAGGCGCCCCGAGGCCGTGTCCCCGTGGAAGGAGAGCGGCATGGCGAGCACGTGCTGGAAGTAGCGGTGCATGACGGCCAGGCGGTTGCGGTGGGCCATGCGGTCCGCCAGCAGGGAGACGGCGACGTTGGCGGCGATGCCGGTGAGGCCGACAGCGCCCCAGACGACGAGGAGGGCGGTGGCCTGGCGCCAGACGATCTCCGGCGGCTGGCGGTCCGCGCCGGAGAGAACGTCCACCACGCGACCGAAGAGGACGGGCTCCAGGAATTGCAGCCCGGCGAGGGCGAGTGCCGCCAGCGCGAGGCCGATCGCCACCCACTTGTCCGGGGCAAGCAGCCCGAGCACGCGGGCGTAGGTCCGGAGAAAGCCCATGCTGGTCCCAGTCCTCATCGCAGGCAGTTGGCGGCGGCCGGAGGCGCAACGCCGCAACCCGGGAATCGGATGCAGGCGCGGGAGCCAGGGATGCGCGGGGAGAGGCCGCTGTCCAGCGGCGGTAGCGGAGGCGGCGCGCGCGGCCGGCGGGTGTTGCCGGCGGGCCCTGCCGAGGAGCCCTGCCGAGGCGCGACCGACAGGCCTTGCCAGGGCGTGGTGGGCTGGGGCACCTCTTGCCCCGCCGGCCGCGACCCGAACAGGGGCAGCAGACCCCCGCGCGGCCATCCCAGGAGGCCGTTCATGACCCTTTCCCGACGCGCGGCGCTGGCCGCGCCATCCCTTCTGCTTCCATCCCTGCTGTGGCCAGGCCCGGCGCGGGCCCAGGCGGCCTATCCGGCGCGGCCGGTGCGGGTGGTGGTGCCTTTCGCGCCCGCGGGCACGACGGACGTGGCGGCGCGGATCGTCGCCGAGCGGCTGCAGTCCCGGCTGGGGCAGCCCTTCACGGTGGAGAACCGCGCGGGGGCGGGCGGGAACCTGGGGTCCGACCTCGTCGCCAAGGGGGAGGCGGACGGGTACCTGCTGCTGATGCAGACCGTGTCCTCGGGGGCGATCAACTACACCCTCTACGGGGACCGGATGCCCTACCGGCCGGACGACCTGACGGAGGTGGGGCTGGTGATCCGGGTGCCGAACGTGATCTTCGTGACGAACGCGCTGCCCGTGCGGACGCTGCGGGAGCTGGTAACCTACGCGAAAGCGAATCCTGGCAGGCTGAACATCGGCTCCTCCGGCGTCGGGACATCCCTTCATGTCACGGGGGAGCTTCTGAAGATGGAGGCGGGGATCCAGATGTCGCACGTGCCGTTCCGGGGCGCGGGGCCGATGATGGCGGAGGTGATGTCCGGGCGGGTGGAGGTGGCGGTGGACAACCTGCCCTCCGCCATCGGGCATATCCGGGACGGGCGGTTCCGGGCGCTGGCCGTGACGACGGCGAGCCGGACCCCTGCCCTGCCGGACTGCCCGACCACGGCCGAGGAGGGGTATCCCGGCGTGGAGGCGACGGGGTGGTTCGGCTTCCAGGCCCCGGGGCGCACGCCGCGCGCGATCGTGGAGCGGCTCGGCGCGGAGATCGACGCCATCATCAAAGAACCCGCCACCAAGGCCCGCCTAGCGGACCTGGGTGGCATGACGCCGGACCTGACCCCTGATGGGGGGACCAGCCCGGCCGCCTTCACCGCCTTCGTGCGGGCCGAGATCGCCAAGTGGGGCGACGTGGTCCGGCGATCCGGTGCAACCGTTGAGTGACTTTGGGGAGTGACGCCGATGACCATCCGTTCCATCACGCGCCGGGGGGCCCTGCTGACGCTCCCCGCCCTGGCCGCGCCTTCCCTGGCGCGGGCGCAGGGCGGTGCGGCGGCGGGGTACCCTTCCCGCCCGATCCGCATGATCGTGCCCTTCCCCGCCGCCGGCGCGACGGACCTGACGGCGCGGGTGGTGTGCGAGCGGATGGCGGCGATCCTCGGCCAGCCCGTGGTGATCGACAACCGGCCCGGCGCGGGCGGGAACATCGGGTCCGAGATGGTCGCGAAGGCGGAGCCGGACGGCTACACGTTGCTGACCTTCACCATCGGCACCGCGAGCATCAACCGGTTCCTCTACACGCGCCTGCCCTTCGACCCCGCCCGTGACCTGACGAGCGTGGCCCTCATCAACGAGGTGCCGAACGCGGTGGTGGTGGGGGCGGACAGCCCGTTCCGGAGCTTCGCGGACCTGATGGCGGCGGCGAAGGCGAAGCCGGGGACCATCAACTTCGCCAGCCCGGGGAACGGGACGTCCGGGCATCTCTGCGGGGAGCTGCTGAAGTTCAAGACGGGGACGGACATCACCCACATCCCCTACCGCGGCACCGCATCGATCATTCCCGACGTGATGGCGGGGCGCTGCGACCTGGCGATCGACAACCTGCCGGGGTACCTGCCGCACCTGGCGGCCGGGCGGATGCGGGCGCTGGCGGTGACCGCGGGGACGCGCTGGCCGGCCCTGCCGGAGGTGCCGACGGTGAAGGAGTCCGGCGTGCCGGACTTCGAGGCGGTGGCCTGGTTCGGGTTCCAGGCGCCGGGGCGGACGCCGCGGCCGATCGTGGACCGGCTGGCGAAGCTGGTGACGGAGATTGTGGCCGAGCCCGCCGTGGTGGAGCGGCTGCGCGAGATCGGCAGCACGCCGAAGGCGCTGGGGCCCGAGGCGCTGGACCGCTACATCGCGGCCGAAAACGAGAAGTGGCAGGCGGTTGTGCGGCAGTCCGGGGCGCGGCTGGACTGAGGGGGCGGCGGCCGGCGGGGTTTCCGCCGGCCTTGCCTGTGCGGGGCCGTCAGCCCTGGGGTGCGTCCAGGGAGGCGCGTGTCGGGGGCGCTTGAAGGCCGACCTTCTGGAGGAAGGCCTGGAGCTCGGTGGCCGTGGCGTGGCGCACGAACATCTCGTCCCGGTCGAAATTCATCGGGCGGGAACGGCCGAACCGGAGGTCGGACAGGGCGAGGTTCATTCCGGTGGCGGCGCTGTGCACCTTCTTCTCCGGGCTGATGCCGTTGGGGCCGCCGTCCGGCTGCGGGATGGCGGCGTAGCGGGCGATGAACTCCGGCACGATCGAGGTGCGGAAGATCATGATGCCGGTCTGGAGCGGCTGCGGCGTGCCGTAGCCGGCCGGGGCGATCACGCCCGCGTCGGGGTGCCTGGCGATCTCGTTCTCAATGATCTGCGGGCCGTAGAACAGGCTCCCCTGCTCGATCAGCACGGCATAATCGCTGCCGTTGCAGTAGGAGTAGAGAAGGCCGCTCAGCAGGGCGCGGGACCAGCCGGAGAGCGTGTCCTTGCTCTTGATGGCATGACCGAAGTTCCGGCTGAACCGCACCCAGTTCATATTCGACTTCACGGGAAGTTCGGGGACGATGGGAGAGGCGGAGTCGACGATGTAGATCTGGTCCGGGCTGGTGTAGCGACGGATGCACCACTCCCAGAGGTAGAAGCACTCCACCGACCGCACGAAATCGTCGCCGTTCACCTTGTAGGGCCGGACAGCCCCGTCCGAGTACCATCCGGATATGATGTCGTACTTCATGGTGTCGCCTGCTCCAGACCGTCGGGACGAGATGCCGCTACTTGTCCGCCGCGAACTCCACGCCGGGGTAGCGGTCCTTCAGGCTGTAGTCGTAGACGGCGGAGATCTTGCCGTAGGAATTGTCGTAGAGCGTGGCCTTCGTGCCCATGATCGCGCTGCCGATGCCGACGTGCAGCCGGTTTGTCGCGATGGAGCCGCAGGACTGGATGAAGCGCAGGAACATGTAGGTGCCCCCGCGCACCTTCTTTTTGAAAGTGCCCGTCTTGAAGACGTTGGAGATGTCGATGTTCCCCGGGCCGCCGGTCATCGACGTCTTCTCGATGTCCGCGCGGAAGCACTCCATCTCCTTCTCGGCCAGTTCCTGGGGGGAGTCGATTCCGCGGGCCTTGAGAATGGAGGCCAGCTTCGCCTCCCAGAAGGTGTTCAGCTCCTTGTCCTCAAGGATGCCGGAGGTGTCGCAGAAGAAGGCCAGGTCGTGCGCCATGGAGACGCGGGCGCCGTTGACGTGCTGCTTGACGTGCTCGAAGGAGGGGACATCGCGGCAGAAGATGTGCGCGCTGGGTCCGGCGAGCTTCAGCAGCTCGGCCTGATCCCGGATCGTGTGCGGCAGGATGATGGTCATCTTCGCGTGCTGGAAGGCCTGCTCGGCGATCTCGCGACAAGCACCGTAGAAGCTGACGAGATTTCCGCCGCCCGCGATGACCACGATCTTCCCGGAAACATTCTCCTTCCGGGCCGGCGTCCAGAAGATCTTGTTCTGCCGGAACAGGTCGTAGGTGCCCTGGGCGATGAGGCCATCGCCGGCGTTGCCGGGGTTGACGAAGTAGGAGATCTCCTTGTCCCCGAGCCAGTCGAACAGATCAGCCAGAACGGCATTGTCGTTCCGCCAGTCCAAGATCCGGGTCATCGCAGTCCAGTCCTACCAGGCCGTGAAGTGGGCTTGTACATACCCGAACCGCTCGGGTTCTGACCAGTCCTGGTGGGATCGCGCAACGATCCAACGCCGGCGCCGGCCGGAGCAAATGGCCGGTGTTCGCGTCGGGCAGCCCGGCCGTTGCTGACGCTTCTGCTCAGCAGAACTTGGCGACGTCGTCCAGCCGGACCGGAGCGGGCGAGAACTCGTCGCACCCGTTGAGTCGCTCGGGCGCGGCGGCGAGGAATGTCTCGGCGTCGTCAAGGCTCAGCCCTGCAAAGTCGGTGAACCTGTAGCGCCACCACCTCAGCCCGAGCAGCCCCTCGACGATCCGGTCGGGGAATCTCTGCTTGATGACACGGGCGGGGTTGCCGCCGACGATGGCGTAGGGCGGGACATCCTTCGTGACCACGGCGCCGGCCGCGACGACCGCGCCGTCACCGATCGTGATGCCGGGCATCAGGATGACGGAGTGGCCGATCCACACGTCGTTCCCGATCACCGGCATGGGCTTCTGCGACACCGGCGCGAAGGCCGAGTAGTTCGCCTTGGCGTCGAGGATTGCCGTTCTCACCGCGATGTCCTCGGCGTTGTACATGAAGGAGCCGGTGCTCACCCTCTCGAGCGGGTGTCGGGGGGCGGGGATGACGAGGTCCCGTCCGATGGAGCAGTAACGCCCCACCTTCACCGCGCCGGGGAGCTGCGAGTTGGTGTAGCTAAAGGCGCCGAGCTGGGCGATCTCCTGCCCCGAGTAGAAGCCGCAATAGGGCTCCACGGTCGCGCCGTTGTCGAAACGCAGGGTGTTCCCGGACTTGAGGCGAGGCCGCTTGGGGTTGTGCGCGAAGAAGATCCTGTTCTCGTCGAACCACGCCATCGCACGGGTGGTGAGCTTCACCCTCACCGGACGGCGGCCGCGAGGAGGTTCTCGATGGAGAGCAGGCCGCGGCTCTCGAGGAGGCCGAAAATGCCGGTCACAGCGTCGTCGTTCCCGCCCGCCTTGTTGGCGCTGTAGAGCTTCGGGCCTTCCGACGGGAGGTCGCGGACCTTGCCGCCGCCGGACGGGGGGACCATCCGGGTTCCGATGCCCTGGACCATCATGAGCGCCTTGAAGGCGAGGTCGTCCTGCGACGGGGCGACGCGCATGAGGTCTTCCAGCAGCGCGAGGTCGTGGAAGAAGGAGGCGTGGTAGAGGATGCCGTTTCGGCCGATCGGGCAGGTGAAGAGCCCGTGCAGCTCCGGCGGGACGTCGCCGTAGGTGGCGTCGCTCTCGGCGAGGCGGATCCAGTGGCGGTAGGGCAGCAGCCTGCCATCGCGCACGGGCATGGCGCGGCAGTTGTGCGCGACGACCGAGCGGGCGGCGCCGGCCTCCGCGACGAGGCCGCCGAGCCAGTCCTTGGGATAGACGACGTCGTCGTCGGCCGTGACGAGGAGGACGTCCTGCCCGGCGTAGTGGCGCAGGGTGGGCAGGAGCTTGCGGTAGGGGCCGGTGTTCGGCACGAACTCGATGTGCAGGTCGCCGGCGCTCTCCAGCGCGCGGAGCTCTTCCGGCAGGTCCTCGGGCCCGATGCCCGTGTCGAGCATGAAAGGCTCGCGGGAGAGATTGAGGTGGATCCTCGAGGGCGGATGGCGCTGGGACCTGATGCTGGCGATCACCGCCGGAAGCCTGTCGAGACGGGGCCGGATGGCCGTCAGCGACACAACAACGTCCGTCAAGGCCTACCTCCAGCCGGCTGCGCCCGGAGGGTTCACCGGCCGCCCTGCCCCACGACATGCCCGGGACGGGTCCAGGGCCGGGCCGTGATGCCCTTCCGGGAGGGAAGCAGCAAGACGCGCGCGGCGGCAATCCGGATTCCCGGGAAGGTTTTCAGAACTCCGCATCCACCTCCAGCTCGTGGATGGGAGGTTCCGGCTCCTCCTGCGCGGCGGCGACCCATTCGGCCATGGGGCCCCACTCCATGACCCGCCCGCCATAGGCGGCGCAGGCGCCGTCCAGCCTGACATCGTAGGTGAGGAAGCGGGTGACGACGGGGGCGTACATGGCGTCCGCCACGGTGGGGTGCTCCCCCATGAGCCAGGGGCCGCCCCAGTGGCCGAGGCATTCCCGCCAGATGGAGACGATTCGCTCGATGTCGGCACGGGGGCCGGACCAGATGCGGAAGCCCGGGCGGTGGGCGCGGAGGTTCATGGGGAGGGAGGCGCGGAGGGCCTGGAAGCCCGCGTGCATCTCGCCGGCGATGGAGCGGCAGCGGGCGCGGGCGGCGGGGTCGGCGGGCAGCATCCGGGCCTCTGGGAAGCGCTCGTTCAGGGTTTCCGCGATGGCGGTGGTGTCCCAGATGCGCAGGCCGTCCATGAGCAGGCAGGGGATCCGGATGGAGGAGGACTGGAGGAGGAGCTCCGCCCGGACGGCGGGGTCGTCCAGGTTCACCGCCTCCACCTCGGCGTCCAGCCCTGCCAGATGGCAGAGCAGGAAGCCCCGCAGCGACCAGGAGGAGTAGTTGCGGCTGCTGATGAGAAGCCGGGGCCGGTCCATGTCGCGTGTCCTCTCCGCCCCTTCTCCGGGCGCGGGGGCGTTCATGCCAGAACCGTTCCAGCCCGGCCACATGGCTCCCAAGGGTCTGGTGCATGCCACGGGATGCAAGAGGCGTTGACCCGGGCCGTGCGACATCTCACCATCCGGACCCGTGATGCTAAACTCGTGATCTCCTGGGCCGTTCCACCCCTATGCGCCTGACCCGACCGATGCGGCCCGTATGATCTACCAGATCTGGCAGGCGCAGCAGGACCTTCAGTTTCCCGCCCGCGCCTTCGCGGCGACGGCGGGGCGGATGCTCCGGCAGTGGGAGTCGGCCACGGCCTCCGTGCCGCTGGCGGCCCCCTTCATCCGGACGGCGGGCGCGGCCATGGAGCTGATCGCCCATGCCCGGACGACGCATAGCCGGCCGGATTACGGCTTCACGACCGTGCAGGTGGGCAACCGGGCGGCGCAGGTGACGGAGGAGGTGGTGCACGAGACCCCCTTCGGCACCCTGCTGCGCTTCGCCAAGGACACGCCGGTGCAGCAGCCGCGGGTGCTGGTGGTGGCGCCGATGTCCGGGCACTTTTCCACCCTGCTGCGGGGGACGGTGGAGACCCTGCTGCCGGACCACGACGTGTACATCACGGACTGGGTGAACGCGCGGGACGTGCCGCTCTCGGCCGGGGGGTTCGATTTCGACGACTTCACGGACCACATCATCCGCTTCCTGGAGGTGATGGGGCCGGGAAGCCACGTGCTGGCGGTGTGCCAGCCGGCGCCGGCGACCCTGGCCGCGGTGGCGGTGATGGCGGAGGCCCGGAACCGGGCGACGCCTGCGAGCATGACCCTGATGGCCGGGCCGATCGACACGCGGGTGCACCCGACCAAGGTGAACGACTTGGCCAAGAGCAAGCCGATCGAGTGGTTCGAGCGGAACCTGATCGGGACGGTGCCGGAGCGCTACGCCGGGGCCGGGCGGCGCGTCTATCCCGGGGCGGTGCAGCTGCAGGCCTTCATGTCCATGAACCTGGAGCGGCACATGAAGGCCCACAGGACGCAGTTCGAGAACATCGTGGCGGGCAGGGTGGAGGAGGCGGCGGCGCACCGGCGCTTCTATGACGAGTACTT
This genomic window from Pararoseomonas sp. SCSIO 73927 contains:
- a CDS encoding CBS domain-containing protein — protein: MTIASILRNKGSDIVTVEAGQPLPQVARTLVRHRIGAVLVRGGDGPPLGILSERDIVRLFAEDEVTVDTLTAADAMTKILHTVTPETPIIAALELMTDRRVRHLPVLEGERVVGIVSIGDLVKARIDAAVGEAEALKEYVAAG
- a CDS encoding glucan ABC transporter ATP-binding protein/ permease → MRTGTSMGFLRTYARVLGLLAPDKWVAIGLALAALALAGLQFLEPVLFGRVVDVLSGADRQPPEIVWRQATALLVVWGAVGLTGIAANVAVSLLADRMAHRNRLAVMHRYFQHVLAMPLSFHGDTASGRLMKIMLVGTDHLFAIWLSFFREHLTTFITGFVLLPLTFLMNWRLALVLLALVLVFIVVAAFVVSRTQEAQEKAENFQSQLAGNAQDALSNVVVVQSFTRLAAEAKLFGDIMRQVLDHQFPVLNWWAVVSVLTRSASTVSVITIFILGTWLHMNGQATVGEIVSFMGFATMLIGRLEGAVGFVSRLLMQVPGLREVFNVLDTRSSVPEKPDAVDIGRTAGHVGFEHVAFGYPGGGKILNDVTFEAPPGKTVALVGQTGAGKSTAMSLLQRLWDPIEGRVTIDGHDLRDISLESLRRNVGVVFQDAMLFNRTIRENLLVGRPDATQEELEQACRMAEAHDFISRQPQGYDTPVGERGTSLSGGQKQRLSIARALLKDPPILILDEATSALDAATEARVQKALKVLMAGRTTFIIAHRLSTIRDADEILVFELGRIAERGNFEELVAQGGRFAELVRTQLTGTEAKKPAPVPA
- a CDS encoding tripartite tricarboxylate transporter substrate binding protein is translated as MTLSRRAALAAPSLLLPSLLWPGPARAQAAYPARPVRVVVPFAPAGTTDVAARIVAERLQSRLGQPFTVENRAGAGGNLGSDLVAKGEADGYLLLMQTVSSGAINYTLYGDRMPYRPDDLTEVGLVIRVPNVIFVTNALPVRTLRELVTYAKANPGRLNIGSSGVGTSLHVTGELLKMEAGIQMSHVPFRGAGPMMAEVMSGRVEVAVDNLPSAIGHIRDGRFRALAVTTASRTPALPDCPTTAEEGYPGVEATGWFGFQAPGRTPRAIVERLGAEIDAIIKEPATKARLADLGGMTPDLTPDGGTSPAAFTAFVRAEIAKWGDVVRRSGATVE
- a CDS encoding tripartite tricarboxylate transporter substrate binding protein, with amino-acid sequence MTIRSITRRGALLTLPALAAPSLARAQGGAAAGYPSRPIRMIVPFPAAGATDLTARVVCERMAAILGQPVVIDNRPGAGGNIGSEMVAKAEPDGYTLLTFTIGTASINRFLYTRLPFDPARDLTSVALINEVPNAVVVGADSPFRSFADLMAAAKAKPGTINFASPGNGTSGHLCGELLKFKTGTDITHIPYRGTASIIPDVMAGRCDLAIDNLPGYLPHLAAGRMRALAVTAGTRWPALPEVPTVKESGVPDFEAVAWFGFQAPGRTPRPIVDRLAKLVTEIVAEPAVVERLREIGSTPKALGPEALDRYIAAENEKWQAVVRQSGARLD
- a CDS encoding polysaccharide pyruvyl transferase family protein, which codes for MTRILDWRNDNAVLADLFDWLGDKEISYFVNPGNAGDGLIAQGTYDLFRQNKIFWTPARKENVSGKIVVIAGGGNLVSFYGACREIAEQAFQHAKMTIILPHTIRDQAELLKLAGPSAHIFCRDVPSFEHVKQHVNGARVSMAHDLAFFCDTSGILEDKELNTFWEAKLASILKARGIDSPQELAEKEMECFRADIEKTSMTGGPGNIDISNVFKTGTFKKKVRGGTYMFLRFIQSCGSIATNRLHVGIGSAIMGTKATLYDNSYGKISAVYDYSLKDRYPGVEFAADK
- a CDS encoding glutathione S-transferase, with the protein product MDRPRLLISSRNYSSWSLRGFLLCHLAGLDAEVEAVNLDDPAVRAELLLQSSSIRIPCLLMDGLRIWDTTAIAETLNERFPEARMLPADPAARARCRSIAGEMHAGFQALRASLPMNLRAHRPGFRIWSGPRADIERIVSIWRECLGHWGGPWLMGEHPTVADAMYAPVVTRFLTYDVRLDGACAAYGGRVMEWGPMAEWVAAAQEEPEPPIHELEVDAEF
- a CDS encoding polyhydroxyalkanoate depolymerase, which codes for MIYQIWQAQQDLQFPARAFAATAGRMLRQWESATASVPLAAPFIRTAGAAMELIAHARTTHSRPDYGFTTVQVGNRAAQVTEEVVHETPFGTLLRFAKDTPVQQPRVLVVAPMSGHFSTLLRGTVETLLPDHDVYITDWVNARDVPLSAGGFDFDDFTDHIIRFLEVMGPGSHVLAVCQPAPATLAAVAVMAEARNRATPASMTLMAGPIDTRVHPTKVNDLAKSKPIEWFERNLIGTVPERYAGAGRRVYPGAVQLQAFMSMNLERHMKAHRTQFENIVAGRVEEAAAHRRFYDEYFAVMDLPAEYYLQTVQRIFQDHDLPRGELVHRGRKVRPEAIRRTALMTVEGERDDICAIGQTMAALDLCPNIPLANRHHHLQTGVGHYGVFSGRRWANEVYPRVRAMIQANS